GTCTCGACGCCCAGCGTGATCACCATGCCACGGTGATCCGGTGCTCGTCTGGCAGCGTCGGTATCGGCGATGAACCCGATCGGCCCGAAACCGGATCGCGGAGCGTACGCCAAGGACGCCGCGGCGGCCGGCGAGTACGGCGCCGAGTTGCAGCTCGAGCGCCAGCTTGTCGCCGAAGAGATTCAAGCGGCGTTGCAGGCGCCGCTCGGTCTTCGGGTCCAGACGCGAAGCGCGCGATGCACGGTGGCGACCACGTTGCACCGCGGCTCCGGCGAGCCGGCTTCGCCGTAGTGGGCGCAGTAGCCCCCAAAATCGTCACCGATACGGGAAAGCCGCACTGGACGGCGCCCCGGTGCACGGGTTACTCGCGTGGCTGTGGCATCGCCCTACGTGATGAGCTTGGCCCACGCGCTCGTGTTGCGGCGCATCGCCGACCACCCCGGCGCAGATGCTGCCTCCATCTCCGCCGCGCTCCGCTGGCCGCTCGTCGTCGTCGAGCAGCTGCTTTCCGACCTCGAGCAGCAAGGGATGATCGCGCGGCCGACGAGACACTGAGCGGCGACGGGTCCGGCGGACCCAGCGCGGCCCGCTGGTACTCGCGCTACGCGGTTCGATACGGCCGGGGCGCCGGGCTTCCTTCCTCTCGAACAGGCCGCCAACCGAGGCGGTCGTGCTACTCGCCGCCGCTCGAAGAGGGATGGCCTACCCGGCACATCGTCGCCTGAGCTCGCGGCACCGCGGCGAGGTCATCCTCTTCGCCGCGACGACGCTTCACTGCGTCACGCCGATCACCGCCGGCGTCCCCGAGCAGGTAGTGATGGAGCTCGGCGGCTGGCGCACCCGGTCCGTCCTCGCACGCCATAACGTGACCTCGGAACGCGACCTCGCCGACGCCCTCAAGCGCGTGAGCCGCTACGTCAGCAAGCGGTCCGCCGAGTCCGCGAAGGTGAGGCCGCTCCGCACCGAACCCGCACAGAACCCCCACAATCCGGCGGCCGCCGAGCCTGGACTCGAGGAGCGAGCGGGCGTAAATGCCTGAATGTCTAGGTGGCGGCGCGCGGAGTCGAACCGCGGACCTAGGGATTATGAGACCCTCGCTCTAGCCAACTGAGCTACGCCGCCGAAGCGCCCCACCATGGCGGGCGCCCTTCGGGAAATCAAGCGCGCCGCCGCTGCTCGACGGGCAGCGGGCTCTCGCGGACCTTCCGCTCCCCGAGCCGCACCTGGTAGAGCCGCCGCTCGCGCAGCTCGAGCGCCGTGAGCCCGCCGCCGTAGACGCAGCCGGTGTCGATCCCGATCTTGTACGGCAGGTCGACGAACACCGTGCGGCGCGGGGTGTGCCCGAAGACGATCGTCTCGGGCAGGCTGTGCGGGGCCAGGATGAACTCCTCGCGGATCCAGAGGAGGTCCTCCTCGTCCTGCTGATCCCACGGACGATCGGGGCGGATGCCGGCGTGCACCAGCAGGCAGCCGTCGGTCCGGTGCCAGAGCGGGAGCCGCTCGAGGAACTGCAGGTGCTTCAACGGGAAGCCGATCGCGGCCTCGCTCCCGGACACCCGGGCGTCGAGGCCGTAGCTGCGCAGCGTGGCCGCGCCGCCGTTCAGCATCCAGGACTCGCCGTAATGGCCGCCGCGGCCGAGGTAGGCGAGGCACATGTCCTCGTGGTTGCCGCGCAGGAAGACGGTCGCGACGCCGGGGCGCTGCTCGAGGTCCATCACGGTGTCAATGACCGTGCGCGAGTCCGGACCGCGGTCGAGGTAATCGCCGACGCAGACCAGCGTGTCGCCGGGCGCGGGCCGGAGGCCCGCGAGCAGCGCCTCGAGCTCGCCGGCACAGCCGTGGATGTCGCCGATCGCGAAGAGCCGGCCCGCCATCACTCTCGCCGCCGGATGAGCCGTTCGAGCGTAGGCAGGTCTTCGAGAATCTGCAAGGCGGCGCTGTAGGGATCGACGGTCCCCGCCCGCACCGCGTCGAGCAGCGGCGCCAGGCCGTCCGCGGGGCGGCCGCCGAGGCCCTGCGCGAGACGCCGCCGGAGCTCCTCGTCGAGCACGTCGAGCAGCTCACCTTCCCGGCGTGCGCGCTGGCGACGGGCGCGCTCGGGGTCGGCCGCGAGGAAGGTACGGTGTGCCTCGATCGCGTCGCGCACGGCTTCCGTCCCCACGCCGGCCGCCGCCTGCGTCGGCAGCACCGGGATGCTCCATGCCGTTGCGGGCCGGAGGTGCAGCATCTGCGCCAGCTCCGACTGCATCCGCTCCGCGCCCTCGCGATCAGCCTTGTTGACGACGAAGATGTCGGCGATCTCGAGGAGCCCCGCCTTCATCACCTGCACGGCGTCGCCGGCCTCGGGCACCAGGACCACGACGACCGTGTCCGCGAGCCGCATGACGTCAAGCTCGGTCTGCCCGACGCCCACCGTCTCGACGAGCACGTTGTCGACGCCGAACGCATCGAGGAGGCGGATCATGTCGCGCGTGGCGCGGGCGAGGCCGCCGTGGCTGCCGCGGGTCGAGAGGCTGCGGATGAAGACGCCCGGGTCGAGGAAGTGCGCCTGCATGCGGATGCGGTCGCCGAGCACGGCGCCGCCGCTGAACGGGCTCGACGGGTCGACCGCGACGATGCCGATGCGGCGCTCCGCGGCGCGCAGGTGCGCGGTCAGGCGGTCGGTGAGCGTCGACTTGCCGGCGCCGGGCGGACCCGTGACGCCGACCACGTGGGCGTGGCCGGTACGCCCGTAGACACGGCTCATGATCGCCGGCAGCTCCGGCGCCCGATTCTCGACGAGCGTCATCAGCCGCGCGAGCGCGCTCCGGTCGCGTACCAGCATGCGCTCGACGAGCGCCTCGGTCCGATCCTCACTCACGGCGATGCTTGCTCATTGTCTCACATGCCGGAACGCCAGCCCAGCGCCATCCTCCAGCGCCATCCTATTGACCGCCCTCCGGCGCGTGCGGATGATCGGGCGATGACGACGGCACATGCTCTCACCCGCAGCGCGCTGGTCATGGCCGGGCTCCTCCTGTTCGCCGTGGGGGTGGGCGACGTGATCGCGGGGTGGGCCAAGATCGGGCAGTACCGTGAGCTCGTCCGTGCCACCGCGGCGGTGGAGCGGCCCGATCCCGCGGCGCTGTTCCCGACCGCCAACGAGGGCCAGGAGCGCCACGCCGTCGCCGTCGACAAGCTCGCTTTCTATCAGCTGGTGGTGACGACCGGCCAGCTGCTCGCCGCGCTCGGCTTCACGCTGATGGCGGCCGGCGCCCTCCGCGTCCGGATCCGGGCGCTGCGGGCGGCCGGAAGTCTGCCCGGCGCGGGGGATTCACCCGCGCGCAATTGACTTCCGCACGTCCCGGAACTACAACCCGAACAAATTTGCACGGCTGACCGGGAGGCGTCAGGAAGAGGCGGGGGGCGGTGGAGGAAGTCGGAACGGGTCTGCACCGGGCCGAGACGGACGCGGAGCGCGCCGAGCTTGCCGGGGCACTCGTGACGCTCCTCGCCCGGGGGCTCCATCTCGAGCGCGCCGTGTTGCTGGTCGAGGAGACGCCGGGCGGCTCGTTGGTGGCCGTCGCGGCGCACGGCGCCGCCCACATCGATCGTCTGCAGCCCGGCGAGATGCCCGACGGCCCGTGGAGCGCCGCCATACCCGTTCGCTCCGCTGCCGGCGTCACGGGCCTGCTCCTCGTCGCCCGCGCCGGCGGCGCGCCGCTGGCGCCCCGCGATCTCGGGCTCGCGCAGCACCTCGCGGCAGGCGCCGCACGCCTGGCCGAGCACCGGCGGATGGCGGCCGACCTCGCGAGCTCGCGCGAGCTGCTCGCCCGCGCCGACCGGCTCTCCGCGCTCGGCATGCTCGCGGCCGGCGTGGCACACGAGATCCGCAACCCGCTCGTCTCGGTGCGCACCTTCATCCAGCTCCTGCCCGAGCGCATGGGCGACGACGAGTTCCGCACGACGTTCCGCGACCTCGCGCTCGCCGAGATCGAGCGCATCTGCGGCCTGATCAACGACCTCCTCGCCTTCTCGCGCCCGGCGCCGGCCCAGCTCGACCCCACCGACCTGAACGACCTGGTCGGCCAGATCGTGCGCCTGCTCGACGCCGAAGCCCGAAAGCACGGCACCACGGTGGCCTACACCGAAGACCCCGCCCTCCCCCGGATCGCGGTCGACGACTCGCAGATCAAGCAGGTCCTGATGAACGTGGTGCTGAACGCCATCGAGGCGTCGGGACGCCGCGGGCCCGTCGAGGTGAAGACGCGGCACGCGCGGCGCGGGGGGGAGACCTGGTGCGTCGTCGAGGTCGCGGACGCGGGCCCCGGCATCCAGCCCGAGCACCGCGACCGCATCTTCGACCCGTTCTTCACCACCAAGGACGGCGGCAGCGGCCTCGGCCTCTTCATCGCACAGCGGATCGTCACGCAGCACGGCGGGCACATGCGGACGGCAGCGCGCACCGCGGGAGGCACGCTCTTCTCGATCCACCTCCCCGTCCGCGCCGGGCAGCGAGATGTCGACGCGCGGTGAAGCACCCGGCACGGTCGTCCTGCCGCCCCTCGCTCCCGAGATCGCGGCGGCCGTCCTCTCCGCGCCTCGCTTGCCCGGCGACGCACTGGCCCGCCTCCCGCTCGCGCGGGGCGCGGCGCGCCTCCTGGTGCCCGTGCTGATCCGGGCGCCGGCCGGAGCGCCGCGGCTGCTCCTCGCGCGCGCGGTGCATGCCACCGCGGGGCGGCGTGGGCCGCTGGTCGCCGTCACCGGGCGTCGGCCGCCACTCGCGCCGCTGCCATCGGATGCGACCCTCTGCCTCGACGTCGCACGGCTGGCTCCCGAGGCGGTGCTCGCGCTCGAGGCCACGCTCGACGACGGCGCGGCCTGGGTGCTGGCAGGCGCCGAGCCGCAGGCGGCGCTGCCGGCGCCGCTTGCGGCCCGTCTCGGGGCCGTCGTGCTGCCCGTGGCGCCGTTGCGGACCCGGCTGGCCGAGCTGCCGGCGCTGGCCGAGAGCCTGCTCGCGGCGCTTGCCCGCCGGGCGGGCGTGGGAGCGCCGCGGCTGTCGCCCGGGGCGCTCGCCCGCCTCGCGGCGCACGGTTGGCCGGGCGACCTCGCCGAGCTCGAGGTGACGCTCGCCCGGGCCTGGCTCATCGCCGGAGGCGACACGATCGACGCGGAGCACCTGGCCTTCGCCGGCGACGCAGCGGGCGTCGCACCAGCGGACGCCTTCGCCGCACCCGCTCCGGCGCACGGCGCCGAGCTCGAGCTGCTCCTGGCCGAGCTGGCGCACGAGGTGCGCAATCCGCTGGTCACGATCAAGACCTTCGCCGACCACCTCCCGGACCTCCTGGAGGACGCCGAGCTCCGGCAACGCTTCGCGGCGCTGACCCAGGAAGGCATCGCGCGGATCGACGGGTTGCTCGAGAGCGTCATCGAGTTCGCTCGCCTGGGCACGCCCCGGCCCGAGACGATCGAGCTCGGTCCCCTGCTCGATCGACTCCTGGCCGAGGTGGAGCCGGCGCTCGCGGAGCGCGCGGTGCGCGTGCGCCAGGCACGCGACGAGCCGGCGCGGTGCACCGCCGACCCGAGCCACGTCGCCTACGCCCTGCGGAACCTCTTCGCCGGCGTGGTGCGCGAGGTGCCGCCGCGCGAGGATCTGGCGATCGAAGCGAGCGCCAACGGCGTGGTCACGCTGCGCTTCGCCGCCGGCGCACAGGCGGCGGCGCATCTCCGGCGGCTGACTGGATCGCCGGGCGACGCCGAGCTCGGCGATCCGGCCTTCCTGCCGCTCGCCTTTCGGCTGGCGCGCCAGGCGCTCGAGTGGAGCGGCGGCGGCCTGGCGGTGGTCCCCGAGGCGGGGACGGCGACGACGCTGGTGGTCCGGCTGCCTGCGGCGGGCTGACGGAGGAGGAGGACGTGGTGGAGGCGACGGTGAAACGAAGGGTGCTGGTCGTGGACGACGAGGAGGGCGTGCGCGAGTCGCTCCGGATGACGCTGAAGGACGAGTACGAGACGATCGCCGTCGGCTCCGCCGAGGAGGCGCTCCAGACGCTCGCCAGCGCGTCCGCCGACGTCGTGCTGCTCGACATCCTCATGCCGGGGATGGACGGCATGAAGCTCCTCGAGGAGCTCCGCGCCCGCAACGTGAACCTGCCGATCATCATGCTGACCGCGACCAAGACGCTGAAGACGGCGATCGAGGCCATGAAGCTCGGGGCGTTCTGGTACGTCACCAAGCCGTTCGACGTCGAGGAGCTGCGGCTGCACCTGCAGCGGGCGACCGAGAACGCCGACCTGAAGGGCGAGCTCCAGAAGCTCCGCAGCGAGGTCCGCCACCGCTACCACGTCGGCAACATCATCGGCCGCTCGCCGAAGATGGAGGAGGTCTTCAAGACGGTCGAAACCGTCGCGAAGCTCCGCACCACGGTCCTCATCACCGGTGAGAGCGGCACCGGCAAGGAGCTGATCGCCAAGGCGATCCACTACGGGAGCCCGCGCGCCCACCGCCCGCTGGTCACGCTCAACTGCGCCGCCATCCCGGAGACGCTCCTCGAGAGCGAGCTCTTCGGCCACGAGAAGGGCTCGTTCACCGACGCGCACACCAAGAAGCTCGGTCAGTTCGAGCTGGCGCACGAGGGGACGCTCTTCCTCGACGAGATCGGGGAGATGGGCGGGGCGACACAGGCGAAGCTGCTCCGTGTGCTCGAGCACAGCGAGTTCCTGCGCGTCGGCGGCATGAAGCCGGTCTCGGTCGACGTCCGCATCATCGCCGCCACCAACCGTGACCTCGCCGCCGCCATCAAGGACGGGAAGTTCCGCACCGACCTCTTCTACCGCCTGAACGTCGTCAGCGTGCACCTGCCGCCCCTGCGCGAGCGCCGCGACGACATGACGCACCTGATCCGCTACTTCACCCAGGCAAAGGCCCGAGAGATGAACATGGCGGAGAAACCCTTCAGCCCCGAGGCCGTCGATGCGCTGCTGCGCTATCCCTGGCCCGGGAACGTCCGCGAGCTCGAGAACCTGGTCGAGCGGCTGCTCGTCCTCACCGAGGGCCCCGGGATCGGCGTCGAGGACCTCCCCGAGCAGATCCGGCGGACCGACCTCGAGCCGGGTAACATCAAGGAGCAGGTGCTCGAGGGCCGGAAGTCCCTCGGCACCGCGGTCGACGAGTTCGAGCGCGAGATCATCGACGAGGCGCTCCAGAAGACGGACTTCAATCAGACCCGGGCGGCAGAGCTGCTCGGCACGACCCGTCGCATCCTCAAGTACCGCATGGACAAGCTCGGCATCATCGCCCCCGAGCGCTAGCGTCCGCGTCGCCTGTGCCGTGAACGGCCCATGCGCCGTTCATTCTTGGACGGTTTGTCGTCCCGCCCCACCGAGTCGCAGAGCCGGCGCGGACTTTCCGGTCGCCGATGCTGGCATGCATTCTGCAAACCGGCCGCTCAGCATGAACGAACGGCCGCGGTTGTTGATCGTCGATGACGAGCGAGGGGTGCGGGAGTCGCTGCGAGCCATCCTGCAAGGCGAGTGCGAGGTGCTCACGGCGAGCAGCGGCGACGAGGCGCTGGCCATCGTCGGCCGCGAGCCCGTGGACGTCGTGACCCTCGATCTGAAGATGCCCGGGCTCGGCGGCATCGGGGTCCTCGAGCGCATCAAGGAGATCGACCCCGACATCGAGGTGCTGATCATCACCGGCTACGGGACGATCGACACGGCGGTCCAGGGGCTGCGCTTCCGCGCCTTCGACTACATCTCGAAGCCGTTCGACTGCGACCACGTCCGCCAGCTCGTGCAGTCGGCGCTCGCCCGGCGCGCCGCCGCCCGGCGCATGAAGTCGTTGCCGGACCAGATCCTCTCCTCGCTCTCGCACGAGTTCCGCACGCCGCTCAACGTCATCATGGGCTACTCGACCATCCTCCAGGAGGACGGCGAGAGCCTCTCGGACGAGCAGCGGCTCGCGCTCGACCGCATCCGGTCGAACTCCGACGCACTGCTCACCTACGTGGAGACGCTCTTCTACATGGCGGAGCTCGACCGCGGCGCCCTGGCGGTCGACGTCGTACCCGTCCGGCTCTCCGACGTGCTCGGCAAGCTCCGGAGCGAGCTCGGGTCCGGTGCGGCCGAGAAGGACGTGATGATCCGTCTCGACGTGTCGACCGGGCTCGTCCTCGCCACCGACGAGGACAAGCTCACGCGTCTCCTCCGCGCGCTGCTCGACAACGCCGTCCGGCACACCCCCCAGGGTCACGTCGTGGTCACCGCGCGGCCGGCAAGCGGGGGCGCCACGCTCGAGATCCGCGACAGCGGTCCCGGCATCGCGCCGGAGCTGATCGTCGAGACCGAGGACGTGATCGCCGGCCGCACCGGCGCACGGCCGCCGCGCCAGCTGGGCTTCGGCCTCCGGCTCGCGGCGCGCCTCGTCCGCGCCCTCGGCGCATCGCTCACGCTCGTCGGCGGGCCCGACGGCACCACCTGTCACCTCGTCATCCCGGACCTCGCGGCGGCCGACGCTCCTCACGTCGCCTACGGCGGCTGAGCGTCGGCCGCCGCCCCGCGGTCCCCGGGCAGCGCCGCCTGCCTGTCGTCGTTCCCGGCCCAGCACGATTGACCCAGCTGGACCGATGGGCGAGATGGGCGACATGGGCGTGACGAACAACGTCTTCTCGTTCGCGGCCAGCCTCGTCCGCCTCGGTCGCGGCGCGTTCTCGCGC
This is a stretch of genomic DNA from Deltaproteobacteria bacterium. It encodes these proteins:
- a CDS encoding response regulator; the encoded protein is MHSANRPLSMNERPRLLIVDDERGVRESLRAILQGECEVLTASSGDEALAIVGREPVDVVTLDLKMPGLGGIGVLERIKEIDPDIEVLIITGYGTIDTAVQGLRFRAFDYISKPFDCDHVRQLVQSALARRAAARRMKSLPDQILSSLSHEFRTPLNVIMGYSTILQEDGESLSDEQRLALDRIRSNSDALLTYVETLFYMAELDRGALAVDVVPVRLSDVLGKLRSELGSGAAEKDVMIRLDVSTGLVLATDEDKLTRLLRALLDNAVRHTPQGHVVVTARPASGGATLEIRDSGPGIAPELIVETEDVIAGRTGARPPRQLGFGLRLAARLVRALGASLTLVGGPDGTTCHLVIPDLAAADAPHVAYGG
- the meaB gene encoding methylmalonyl Co-A mutase-associated GTPase MeaB, whose amino-acid sequence is MLVRDRSALARLMTLVENRAPELPAIMSRVYGRTGHAHVVGVTGPPGAGKSTLTDRLTAHLRAAERRIGIVAVDPSSPFSGGAVLGDRIRMQAHFLDPGVFIRSLSTRGSHGGLARATRDMIRLLDAFGVDNVLVETVGVGQTELDVMRLADTVVVVLVPEAGDAVQVMKAGLLEIADIFVVNKADREGAERMQSELAQMLHLRPATAWSIPVLPTQAAAGVGTEAVRDAIEAHRTFLAADPERARRQRARREGELLDVLDEELRRRLAQGLGGRPADGLAPLLDAVRAGTVDPYSAALQILEDLPTLERLIRRRE
- a CDS encoding serine/threonine protein phosphatase; this encodes MAGRLFAIGDIHGCAGELEALLAGLRPAPGDTLVCVGDYLDRGPDSRTVIDTVMDLEQRPGVATVFLRGNHEDMCLAYLGRGGHYGESWMLNGGAATLRSYGLDARVSGSEAAIGFPLKHLQFLERLPLWHRTDGCLLVHAGIRPDRPWDQQDEEDLLWIREEFILAPHSLPETIVFGHTPRRTVFVDLPYKIGIDTGCVYGGGLTALELRERRLYQVRLGERKVRESPLPVEQRRRA
- a CDS encoding sigma-54-dependent Fis family transcriptional regulator; its protein translation is MKRRVLVVDDEEGVRESLRMTLKDEYETIAVGSAEEALQTLASASADVVLLDILMPGMDGMKLLEELRARNVNLPIIMLTATKTLKTAIEAMKLGAFWYVTKPFDVEELRLHLQRATENADLKGELQKLRSEVRHRYHVGNIIGRSPKMEEVFKTVETVAKLRTTVLITGESGTGKELIAKAIHYGSPRAHRPLVTLNCAAIPETLLESELFGHEKGSFTDAHTKKLGQFELAHEGTLFLDEIGEMGGATQAKLLRVLEHSEFLRVGGMKPVSVDVRIIAATNRDLAAAIKDGKFRTDLFYRLNVVSVHLPPLRERRDDMTHLIRYFTQAKAREMNMAEKPFSPEAVDALLRYPWPGNVRELENLVERLLVLTEGPGIGVEDLPEQIRRTDLEPGNIKEQVLEGRKSLGTAVDEFEREIIDEALQKTDFNQTRAAELLGTTRRILKYRMDKLGIIAPER
- a CDS encoding DUF742 domain-containing protein translates to MAVASPYVMSLAHALVLRRIADHPGADAASISAALRWPLVVVEQLLSDLEQQGMIARPTRH